From Microlunatus capsulatus, a single genomic window includes:
- a CDS encoding Gfo/Idh/MocA family protein has protein sequence MTTTPTPRTGPVGIGIIGAGVISGTYIENLTSFADTHVVAIADKITEKAHARAKEFGIVASGDNSVVLDNPDVELVVNITTPDAHAEVAAQAIAAGKHVWNEKPLALDREAGRGTIEAAEKAGLRVGCAPDTFLGSGLQKSRELLESGVIGTPLTALVLLQSPGPESWHPDPAFLFQYGAGPLFDIGPYYLTALTQFFGPARKVAATASKARETRTIGSGPKAGEVFDVTVPSQYSALVQYESGQSATMIYSFDSAQTRTLLEITGTEGTMLVPDPNMFEGEIAVRRFGEDEFTVVAETTAQSSRGTGALDIARAIRENRPHRAQGTQAFHVLDTMVAIAESGERGEFVSVDSTFEKPALLPEGWDPKAATV, from the coding sequence ATGACCACCACCCCCACCCCCCGCACCGGGCCCGTCGGCATCGGCATCATCGGTGCCGGTGTGATCTCCGGGACCTACATCGAGAACCTGACGAGCTTCGCCGACACCCATGTGGTGGCGATCGCCGACAAGATCACCGAGAAGGCGCACGCCCGCGCGAAGGAGTTCGGCATCGTCGCCTCCGGCGACAACTCGGTCGTCCTGGACAACCCGGACGTCGAGCTCGTCGTCAACATCACCACCCCCGACGCGCACGCCGAGGTGGCGGCCCAGGCCATCGCCGCCGGCAAGCACGTGTGGAACGAGAAGCCGCTGGCGCTGGACCGCGAGGCCGGCCGGGGCACCATCGAGGCCGCCGAGAAGGCGGGCCTGCGGGTCGGCTGCGCGCCCGACACCTTCCTCGGCAGCGGCCTCCAGAAGAGCCGCGAGCTGCTGGAGTCCGGCGTCATCGGCACCCCGCTGACCGCGCTGGTGCTGCTGCAGAGCCCGGGCCCGGAGTCGTGGCACCCGGACCCCGCCTTCCTCTTCCAGTACGGCGCCGGCCCGCTGTTCGACATCGGCCCGTACTACCTGACGGCGCTCACGCAGTTCTTCGGCCCGGCCCGCAAGGTCGCCGCCACCGCCTCCAAGGCGCGGGAGACCCGCACCATCGGCTCCGGCCCCAAGGCCGGCGAGGTCTTCGACGTGACCGTGCCCAGCCAGTACTCCGCGCTGGTGCAGTACGAGTCGGGCCAGTCGGCCACGATGATCTACTCCTTCGACTCCGCGCAGACGCGGACGCTGCTGGAGATCACCGGGACCGAGGGCACGATGCTGGTGCCCGACCCGAACATGTTCGAGGGCGAGATCGCCGTCCGGCGCTTCGGCGAGGACGAGTTCACCGTCGTCGCCGAGACCACGGCGCAGTCCTCGCGCGGCACCGGCGCGCTGGACATCGCCCGGGCCATCCGCGAGAACCGGCCGCACCGCGCACAGGGCACGCAGGCGTTCCACGTCCTCGACACGATGGTCGCCATCGCCGAGTCCGGCGAGCGGGGCGAGTTCGTCTCCGTCGACAGCACCTTCGAGAAGCCGGCCCTGCTGCCCGAGGGCTGGGACCCCAAGGCCGCCACGGTCTGA
- a CDS encoding sugar phosphate isomerase/epimerase family protein — protein sequence MSDQDLSVQLYTVRNALAEDFDGTLERIAGFGFTQVEPFGFTNFLDGLRRLGEHGLTAPTTHMGLVVDADLDAIFAAAVELGIGTVIEPAVRAPHWQDVDGIKATADSLNAAAAKAAEHGLKVGYHNHWWEIEKDFDGQHGLEVLAAHLDPGVVLEVDTYWAHVGGADVPALLQRLGDRVVALHVKDGDGSRDNKKQVAVGSGSLPVWSFVDAAPDALRVVELDDSEGDMLDAVRDSRTYLTAGKGA from the coding sequence ATGAGCGACCAAGACCTGTCCGTGCAGCTCTACACCGTGCGGAACGCGCTGGCCGAGGACTTCGACGGCACCCTGGAGCGCATCGCCGGCTTCGGCTTCACCCAGGTCGAGCCGTTCGGCTTCACCAACTTCCTGGACGGCCTGCGCCGCCTCGGCGAGCACGGCCTCACCGCTCCCACCACCCACATGGGGCTGGTGGTCGACGCCGACCTGGACGCGATCTTCGCCGCCGCCGTCGAGCTGGGCATCGGCACCGTCATCGAGCCGGCCGTGCGCGCCCCGCACTGGCAGGACGTCGACGGCATCAAGGCCACGGCCGACAGCCTCAACGCCGCCGCCGCCAAGGCCGCCGAGCACGGCCTCAAGGTCGGCTACCACAACCACTGGTGGGAGATCGAGAAGGACTTCGACGGCCAGCACGGCCTGGAGGTCCTCGCCGCCCACCTCGACCCCGGGGTCGTCCTCGAGGTCGACACCTACTGGGCCCACGTCGGCGGCGCCGACGTCCCCGCCCTCCTGCAGCGCCTCGGCGACCGCGTCGTCGCCCTGCACGTCAAGGACGGCGACGGCAGCCGCGACAACAAGAAGCAGGTCGCCGTCGGCTCGGGCTCGCTGCCCGTCTGGAGCTTCGTCGACGCGGCGCCCGACGCCCTGCGCGTCGTCGAGCTCGACGACAGCGAGGGCGACATGCTGGACGCCGTCCGCGACAGCCGCACCTACCTCACCGCCGGAAAGGGAGCCTGA
- a CDS encoding glycoside hydrolase family 2 protein yields MTANPTPATPRALRRTSLDSVGGTAWTLTALDPVPAGWAAVGEGPVAATVPGEVHAELLAAGLIPDPFDADHEAQLAWIGRTSWSYRAELTWTGGPEDHHELVADGLDTLATVLVNGTEVARTANEHRTHRVDVTDVLVEGTNTLEIRFEAPVTGAERLAAELGDRPRAYGHPFNALRKMASQYGWDWGPDLAGAGIWKSIGIESWSGVRLAAVRPLATLDGTDGVLETHVDLQWAPGATEPVTVAVRLGGDAAQAVAQPGQPSVVVVQRAADVAAWWPRGYGAQALHDVAVEVAAGTGRLGTWSGRVGFRTVTLTTEPDVDGTGFVLAVNGEPVFVKGANWIPDDALVTRLTEDTYRAGVAEAVAAGMNLLRVWGGGIYESEHFYRACDEAGVLVWQDFLFACAAYSEDEPLRSEVVAEAREAVTRLSQHASLVLWNGNNENIWGYVEWGWRTALAGRSWGDGYYTEVLPAVVAELDPRTPYSPGSPYSFVKYAHPNDHRHGTMHIWDVWNQRDYSHYRDYPARFVSEFGFQGPAAWSTLTSVVHDEPLDPYGPQMLVHQKAHLGNLKLERGLGEHLPGWGVSSGPGDATGRADMDDWHWLTSLNQARAVAFGVEHFRSLYPLNRGAVVWQLNDNWPVVSWAAVDSHGIRKPLWYALRRVNADRFATFQPRPDEHGEPVHTLVAHDDSDEVWEGELVLTRRSTGAGSTVLAEQRVPFHLDPRSAVAVVLDADLLTPADPRAEVLTAEAEGMTTAFGYFVEDTELQLVDAESAYEVEVAHAAGGCTVTVTAAALAKDLMLFPDRLDPAARVDSGLVTLLAGQSHTFAVTGPALDDEALTTKPVLRSVNDVVGQ; encoded by the coding sequence GTGACTGCGAACCCCACGCCCGCGACGCCGCGCGCCCTCCGCCGCACCTCCCTGGACTCCGTCGGCGGGACCGCCTGGACCCTGACCGCGCTCGACCCGGTCCCCGCCGGCTGGGCCGCCGTGGGCGAGGGACCGGTGGCCGCGACCGTCCCGGGTGAGGTGCACGCCGAACTGCTGGCCGCCGGTCTCATCCCGGACCCCTTCGACGCCGACCACGAGGCCCAGCTGGCCTGGATCGGCCGCACCAGCTGGTCCTACCGCGCCGAGCTCACCTGGACCGGCGGCCCGGAGGACCACCACGAGCTCGTCGCCGACGGGCTCGACACCCTCGCGACCGTGCTGGTCAACGGCACCGAGGTGGCCCGCACCGCGAACGAGCACCGCACCCACCGGGTCGACGTCACCGACGTCCTGGTCGAGGGCACCAACACCCTCGAGATCCGCTTCGAGGCCCCCGTCACCGGTGCCGAGCGGCTGGCCGCCGAGCTGGGCGACCGGCCCCGCGCCTACGGCCACCCCTTCAACGCGCTCCGCAAGATGGCCAGCCAGTACGGCTGGGACTGGGGTCCCGACCTCGCCGGCGCCGGCATCTGGAAGTCGATCGGGATCGAGTCCTGGAGCGGCGTGCGGCTGGCCGCGGTCCGCCCGCTGGCCACCCTCGACGGCACCGACGGCGTGCTGGAGACCCACGTCGACCTGCAGTGGGCGCCGGGTGCCACCGAGCCGGTGACCGTCGCCGTCCGGCTCGGCGGGGACGCGGCGCAGGCGGTCGCGCAGCCGGGCCAGCCCTCCGTCGTGGTCGTGCAGCGGGCGGCCGACGTCGCCGCCTGGTGGCCGCGCGGGTACGGCGCCCAGGCGCTGCACGACGTGGCCGTCGAGGTGGCCGCCGGGACCGGGAGGCTCGGCACCTGGTCGGGCCGCGTCGGCTTCCGCACCGTCACGCTGACCACGGAGCCGGACGTCGACGGGACGGGGTTCGTGCTGGCCGTGAACGGCGAGCCGGTGTTCGTCAAGGGCGCCAACTGGATCCCCGACGACGCGCTCGTCACCCGGCTGACCGAGGACACCTACCGCGCCGGGGTGGCCGAGGCCGTGGCGGCGGGGATGAACCTGCTGCGCGTCTGGGGCGGCGGGATCTACGAGAGCGAGCACTTCTACCGCGCCTGCGACGAGGCGGGCGTGCTGGTCTGGCAGGACTTCCTCTTCGCGTGCGCGGCCTACAGCGAGGACGAGCCGTTGCGCAGCGAGGTCGTCGCCGAGGCCCGCGAGGCCGTCACCCGGCTGTCCCAGCACGCGAGCCTCGTCCTGTGGAACGGGAACAACGAGAACATCTGGGGCTACGTCGAGTGGGGCTGGCGGACCGCCCTCGCGGGCCGCAGCTGGGGCGACGGCTACTACACCGAGGTGCTGCCGGCGGTCGTCGCCGAGCTGGACCCGCGGACGCCCTACAGCCCGGGCAGCCCATACTCCTTCGTGAAGTACGCCCACCCGAACGACCACCGGCACGGCACGATGCACATCTGGGACGTCTGGAACCAGCGGGACTACAGCCACTACCGCGACTACCCGGCCCGCTTCGTCTCCGAGTTCGGGTTCCAGGGCCCGGCCGCCTGGTCGACGCTGACCTCGGTGGTGCACGACGAGCCCCTCGACCCGTACGGGCCCCAGATGCTCGTCCACCAGAAGGCGCACCTGGGCAACCTCAAGCTGGAGCGCGGGCTGGGCGAGCACCTCCCGGGCTGGGGCGTGTCGTCAGGTCCGGGGGATGCCACCGGCCGCGCGGACATGGACGACTGGCACTGGCTCACCTCGCTCAACCAGGCCCGGGCCGTGGCCTTCGGCGTCGAGCACTTCCGCAGCCTCTACCCGCTGAACCGCGGCGCCGTCGTCTGGCAGCTGAACGACAACTGGCCCGTGGTCTCGTGGGCCGCCGTCGACAGCCACGGCATCCGCAAGCCGCTCTGGTACGCGCTCCGCCGCGTCAACGCCGACCGGTTCGCCACCTTCCAGCCGCGGCCCGACGAGCACGGCGAGCCGGTGCACACCCTGGTGGCGCACGACGACAGCGACGAGGTGTGGGAGGGCGAGCTGGTGCTCACCCGGCGCTCGACCGGCGCGGGCTCGACGGTGCTGGCCGAGCAGCGGGTGCCGTTCCACCTCGACCCGCGCTCCGCGGTCGCGGTGGTCCTCGACGCCGACCTGCTGACCCCGGCCGACCCGCGGGCGGAGGTGCTGACCGCCGAGGCCGAGGGGATGACGACGGCCTTCGGCTACTTCGTCGAGGACACCGAGCTCCAGCTGGTCGACGCCGAGAGCGCCTACGAGGTGGAGGTCGCGCACGCTGCGGGCGGCTGCACCGTGACCGTCACCGCCGCGGCTCTGGCCAAGGACCTGATGCTCTTCCCCGACCGCCTCGACCCCGCGGCCCGCGTCGACTCGGGGCTGGTCACCCTGCTGGCCGGGCAGAGCCACACCTTCGCCGTCACCGGCCCCGCCCTCGACGACGAGGCCCTCACCACGAAGCCGGTGCTCCGCTCGGTCAACGACGTGGTGGGCCAGTAG
- a CDS encoding LacI family DNA-binding transcriptional regulator, whose product MTINEIARRSGVSKGAVSYALNNRPGVSAETRARILAVADQLGWAPNRTARLLSGSRTDTFGLVLARDPRTLANEPFYMEFVAGLESVLSTRSYALLLQVCVDLDSELQTYRKWTSERRVDAVVVVDVRVDDPRLPLLAALELPAVFVADPSVTAASTTVWTDDTAAMDAAVAYLVGLGHVAIARVSGLDDLSHVQIRDRAFLAAAAAHGAVGRIHVADFSAEGGRTGTRALLEGPDAPTAIMFDNDLMAVAALSALAELGVAVPSQVSVLAWDDSTLCEITHPQLSAMSHDVMGLGAHVARRLFDLLEGAPPAAHLDSTPRLVVRGSTAPVPSAG is encoded by the coding sequence GTGACGATCAACGAGATCGCCCGCCGGTCCGGCGTGTCCAAGGGCGCCGTGTCCTACGCGCTGAACAACCGGCCCGGCGTCTCGGCCGAGACCCGGGCCCGCATCCTCGCCGTCGCCGACCAGCTGGGCTGGGCGCCGAACCGGACGGCGCGGCTGCTGTCGGGGTCGCGGACCGACACCTTCGGCCTGGTCCTGGCCCGTGACCCGCGGACCCTGGCCAACGAGCCCTTCTACATGGAGTTCGTCGCCGGCCTGGAGTCGGTGCTCAGCACCCGCTCCTACGCCCTGCTGCTGCAGGTGTGCGTCGACCTCGACAGCGAGCTGCAGACCTACCGCAAGTGGACCTCCGAGCGCCGGGTGGACGCGGTGGTCGTCGTCGACGTGCGCGTCGACGACCCCCGGCTGCCGCTGCTGGCCGCGCTGGAGCTGCCCGCCGTCTTCGTCGCCGACCCGAGCGTCACCGCCGCCTCCACCACCGTCTGGACCGACGACACCGCCGCGATGGACGCCGCGGTCGCCTACCTCGTCGGGCTCGGGCACGTCGCGATCGCCCGGGTCAGCGGGCTCGACGACCTCAGCCACGTCCAGATCCGCGACCGGGCCTTCCTGGCCGCCGCGGCCGCGCACGGGGCGGTCGGCCGGATCCATGTCGCGGACTTCTCCGCCGAGGGCGGGCGCACGGGGACGCGCGCGCTGCTCGAGGGGCCGGACGCGCCCACGGCCATCATGTTCGACAACGACCTGATGGCGGTCGCGGCGCTGTCGGCGCTCGCCGAGCTGGGCGTCGCGGTGCCGTCGCAGGTGAGCGTGCTGGCCTGGGACGACTCCACGCTGTGCGAGATCACCCACCCGCAGCTCTCGGCGATGAGCCACGACGTGATGGGCCTCGGCGCGCACGTCGCGCGCCGGCTCTTCGACCTGCTCGAGGGCGCGCCGCCCGCCGCGCACCTGGACTCGACGCCCCGGCTCGTCGTGCGGGGCAGCACGGCCCCGGTCCCCTCAGCCGGCTGA